A window of Gudongella oleilytica genomic DNA:
CTGGCAGCCATGCCGCTCCTGCTTGCCGCTCTTGTTTGGGGCGGCCTTGGGGGCGGGGACATCAAGCTGATGGCGGCATCGGGTATTGTCCTCGGTTTCATAGGAAGCATTGCGGCCATGGTCATTGGACTTACCGCCATGCTTCTTTTTTATGTTTTCCATGCCATAGTCCAAAGACTGCGCGGGAGGGAATGCCTAAAAGCATACCCTCTTGCACCTTTTCTATCCATCGGCTGTATCGTTATATATTTCATGAATACAGGAGGAATCACCCTATGAGCTTTCTAAAAAACAGAACCGTACTCGGTGTCATCTGCATTGTGCTGTCGCTTTTGATTTGCTTTGTGGTAGCGCCGCTTTTTAACTCCAGTATCTCCCAAAAAACGGACATTGTCCGTGTCATCAAGGATATCAAAGCCGGAGATCAGATCACCAGGGAGATGCTGAAAACTGTGGAGGTCGGCAGCTACAACCTGCCGAAAAACGTAGTCAAAGATGTGGATACGGCTATCGGAAAATACGCTGCGGCTGACATGGCTGCGGGCGACTACATCTTAAGCTCCAAGCTCACCGATGTGCCTGCGGCAGAAAACGCCTATCTTTACCACCTCGATGGGGAAAAGCAGGCCATCTCCGTGACGCTCAAAAATTTCGCCACCGGTCTGTCCGGCAAGCTGATCACTGGCGACATCGTATCAGTCATCGCTCCCGACTACAAAAAGCGAGGCACGACCGTCATCCCTGCAGAGCTTAAGTATGTGGAGGTTATCGCCGTTACAGCCAACACCGGCTATGATACTGACACCGGCGGACAGCGGGGGAATGAGGATGAAAAGCAGCTCCCAAGCACCGTCACTCTTCTGGCATCGCCGGAGCAATCGAAAATCCTTGCCGAGCTGGAGGCGGACGGCAAGCTGCACCTGTCCCTCGTGTACCGGGGCAGCAAGGAGAATGCCGCCAAGTTTATTGAGGCACAGGACAAGGTAATCGAGGAATTGTATCCCTCCGCCAAGGTGCAAACAGGAGAAGAAAAAACAGAGTCAACCGGGGCAGAGAATACCGGAAATATAAAACCTGACACGCCAAAGGAGGGAGAATAAATGCTTAATTTTATCAAAGGCAGCATTTTCTCCCGAAACACCGGTGGTGAGGCACAGGCCGCGGAAGCGGAAAAGGATGTTAAGGTGCTGGCCGTGTGGGGCAGCCCCGGGTCGGGGAAAACCACCGTCAGCGTCAAGCTGGCCAAGTATTTAGCCGATAAAAAGCGCAATGTAGTGCTGCTTTTATGTGACATGACCGCGCCCATGCTGCCCTGCATCTGTTCGCCCTCTGACCTTGAATGGGAACGGTCGCTGGGCAGTATTCTGGCTGCGACCCATGTGACGGATACCCTGATCAAACAGAACTGCATCACCCATAAGAAAATCAGCTATTTAACCCTAATCGGCATGCTCAAGGGAGAGAATGTGTTCACTTACCCGCCCTATAACGCGGAGCTTGCCACAGAATTGCTCGATCATCTGCGGGATATTGCGCCATACGTTATCATCGACTGCAGCAGCTATATCGCCAACGACATCCTCTCCGCTGTTGCCCTCATGGAAGCGGACTCGGTACTGCGTCTGGTCAATTGCGATCTCAAATCAATCAGCTACCTTTCATCCCAGCTCCCGCTCTTAAAAGACAACAAATGGGATGCGGATAAGCAGTACAAGGTGGTAAGCAATGTAAAGACAAATCAAGCCAGCGAACATATTGAACAGGTGCTGGGCAATGTGGTGTTCAAGATACCTCATTCCGATGAGCTGGAGAACCAGTTTCTAGCCGGGGATTTGTTCCGGGACCTGGCGCTCAAGGACAGCCGGGGCTTCCGCAAGGAGATTGAAAAAATTTCAAAGGAGGTCTTTGGCATATGAAAAGCAAAAAACGTAAGCAAAGAACCCTTGAAAAGTTCCAGGTAAGAAGTGCAGAAGTGCTTGCGGTAGAATCGCCGCAAACTATCCGGCCTATGAATGCAGCCCATAACCATAGCCTGTTTTTTGCGCCAAATAACAACCCCAAGGATTTTGGCGCTGTTTTGCGCGAAGTGCAGGAGTATATCTCCAGCAAGTATTCCACCCTCATTCTCAATGGGGGAAAAGATGAGGTTAAAACACAGGTCAAGCGGTACATCAGCAAGTACTTGATGGATTGCCGCATCGCCGTAAAGGGGATGACCGACCAGCAGCTCGTTGATGCCCTCTATACCGAAATGGCCGAGTTCTCATTTCTCACTAAATACATCTTCGGCGCAGGGATTGAGGAAATTGACATCAACGCCTGGAATGACATTGAGGTCCAGTACAGCAATGGCACTACAGTCAAGCTTGACGAACACTTTGACTCTCCCGAACACGCCATCAACGTAATCCGCCGTATGCTCCATGTGTCAGGCATGGTGCTGGACAATGCCAGTCCCGCTATCTTGGGACATTTGAGCAAAAATATCCGCATCGCCGTGCTGAAAACACCCCTCGTGGACGAGGATGTAGGTGTGGCGGCCTCCATCCGTATTGTGAATCCGCAGAACATGGAGAAAGCTGACTTTGTAAAGGGCGGCACAGCAACTGATGAGATGCTGGACTTCCTTGCGGAATGCCTTCGGTACGGCATTTCGGTGTGTGTGGCTGGCGCGACCAGCTCCGGCAAGACTACGGTGGCCGGCTGGCTGCTGACCACCATTCCGGACAACAAGCGTATCTTTACGATTGAAAACGGCTCCCGTGAGCTGGCACTGGTGCGAAAAAAGGACGGCAAGGTGGTCAACAGTGTTATCCATACCTTGACACGCTCCAGTGATAACGAGAAGCAGAACATTGATCAGGATATGCTCCTGGATATGGCGCTGCGCTTCAATCCGGAGGTCATCTGCGTGGGCGAGATGCGCTCTGCAGAAGCATACACCGCCCAGGAATCCGCCCGTACCGGCCACACGGTGCTGACCACCATCCACTCCAATTCCTGTGAAGCCACATGGCGCAGGATGGCCACGTTGTGCAAACGGAAATACGATATTGCGGACGATACCCTCATGTCCCTTGTGACCGAGGCGTTTCCGATTGTTGTGTTCACCAAGCAGCTGGAGAACAAGCAGCGCAAGATCATGGAAATCATGGAGTGTGAAATCCTGCCTGATGGCACACGCAACTTCCGCACCTTATACCGGTTCCACATCACGGAGAGCCGCATGGAAGGCGACCGTTTCATCATAAGCGGCAGCCATCGGCAGGAGAATACCATCTCCAAGAGCCTGCAAAAGCGCTTCCTGGAAAACGGCATGCCGCAGGAGACACTGAAGAAAATTACGAAAGGGCAGGATGAGCTGGCACAGAACCTTTCTGCTGCACCCATTTTGCGTACCGAGATATTGCACAACAGCAGCTCATCCTCCAGCGAATTAAATGAGAAAAAAGAGGAAGTGATTGAAAAATGACTTTTATTCAGCTCATCGCCTGCATCGGCATGATTGCCGGTGCTTTTATCTTGCTTGGAATCTCGCCTATAGCGTTTACGGACGACCTGTTTGGCTTTTTGATCAAAAGGCCCAAAAGCATCAAGGATGAAATCAACGAGGCCACCAAGCGCAAGCGCCCTTCCTTCCTCCGCAGGGAGATTATAGAAGCGCAGGAAATTCTCGCGCTGACCGGACGAAGCAGCCGCTTCTCCCTGATCTGTGCTTGTTCGCTCTTGTTGTCCGCTATAGGCGTAAGTATTGCCATTCTGCTGCAGAATGT
This region includes:
- the cpaB gene encoding Flp pilus assembly protein CpaB, which gives rise to MSFLKNRTVLGVICIVLSLLICFVVAPLFNSSISQKTDIVRVIKDIKAGDQITREMLKTVEVGSYNLPKNVVKDVDTAIGKYAAADMAAGDYILSSKLTDVPAAENAYLYHLDGEKQAISVTLKNFATGLSGKLITGDIVSVIAPDYKKRGTTVIPAELKYVEVIAVTANTGYDTDTGGQRGNEDEKQLPSTVTLLASPEQSKILAELEADGKLHLSLVYRGSKENAAKFIEAQDKVIEELYPSAKVQTGEEKTESTGAENTGNIKPDTPKEGE
- a CDS encoding ATPase, T2SS/T4P/T4SS family, producing the protein MKSKKRKQRTLEKFQVRSAEVLAVESPQTIRPMNAAHNHSLFFAPNNNPKDFGAVLREVQEYISSKYSTLILNGGKDEVKTQVKRYISKYLMDCRIAVKGMTDQQLVDALYTEMAEFSFLTKYIFGAGIEEIDINAWNDIEVQYSNGTTVKLDEHFDSPEHAINVIRRMLHVSGMVLDNASPAILGHLSKNIRIAVLKTPLVDEDVGVAASIRIVNPQNMEKADFVKGGTATDEMLDFLAECLRYGISVCVAGATSSGKTTVAGWLLTTIPDNKRIFTIENGSRELALVRKKDGKVVNSVIHTLTRSSDNEKQNIDQDMLLDMALRFNPEVICVGEMRSAEAYTAQESARTGHTVLTTIHSNSCEATWRRMATLCKRKYDIADDTLMSLVTEAFPIVVFTKQLENKQRKIMEIMECEILPDGTRNFRTLYRFHITESRMEGDRFIISGSHRQENTISKSLQKRFLENGMPQETLKKITKGQDELAQNLSAAPILRTEILHNSSSSSSELNEKKEEVIEK
- a CDS encoding A24 family peptidase, with the translated sequence MQANLPLFMQGGIFIALLLAASVIDIKKRIIPDTICLFIAFTGLICFEPVKLFGVLAAMPLLLAALVWGGLGGGDIKLMAASGIVLGFIGSIAAMVIGLTAMLLFYVFHAIVQRLRGRECLKAYPLAPFLSIGCIVIYFMNTGGITL
- a CDS encoding AAA family ATPase: MLNFIKGSIFSRNTGGEAQAAEAEKDVKVLAVWGSPGSGKTTVSVKLAKYLADKKRNVVLLLCDMTAPMLPCICSPSDLEWERSLGSILAATHVTDTLIKQNCITHKKISYLTLIGMLKGENVFTYPPYNAELATELLDHLRDIAPYVIIDCSSYIANDILSAVALMEADSVLRLVNCDLKSISYLSSQLPLLKDNKWDADKQYKVVSNVKTNQASEHIEQVLGNVVFKIPHSDELENQFLAGDLFRDLALKDSRGFRKEIEKISKEVFGI